ATAGAAGGCGACATGATCTACTTAATGATTAAAAGCGGACTAGTAGCTCCTTGGGAGGATGATGGCTACTACATGGATTTATTCTGGGATAATGTCATTAGTCTGACCGATAATTTTATGGCCCGAGGCATTACAGTCGTCATAGAATATGTCATATTTGAGGAACAATTGAAGAAAATCGCAGAGTTCTTAAAGACAAGACAGATAAACTTAAAATACTGCGTCTTGCTAGCAGAAGAACAAACGCTTAGAGACCGAGATTCTTCTAGAGAAGAAATTGAAAGAACAGGCGATTTATCTATCCAGTCAAGAAATGAGTTCTTAACTAAAAATATTGAGAAAAATCATTTGCTGTATACAGATGATTTGGACGTCAAAGAAACAGCACATATCATAAAAACTTCAGATAGATTTTTGGTTTAGAGGGATATATAATATTGCAAACTTAAAAGAATATGTGATAAAATCGGTCGGAATTGCTTTAAGGGATATTAGTAAGAAATTTCCAGAGTTGATTAAAATTGAGCTCGATAGCTGGAACTTAGAAAGTAAAGTGATAAGACGGGTTTATAAGTTAGCAAGTAAATTGATTGTCTGACAAATTTGAATGTATTAAGGTGTGCATATGGGAGAAAAAAGACCTGATTTTCGAGATATAAAATCATTTGAAGAATTTAATAGATACTACTGGTATCGAGAAGAACTTTCACAAATTTGTAAGTCCCTTGGATTAGAGTATAGATGTACGAAGCAAGAATTAAACTATATTATCGAACAGTATTTTAAGGGAAATAAAGTAGAAAAATTTTTGAGTAAAGGAAACAAAAGTCAAGTCGAAGTGATAACCTTGGAGACTCCGTTACTTAACTGTGGTTTTTCTTTTAACCAAAAATTTCGAGATTATTTTTCAGCTGTAACAGGGATTAGTCCGTTTAAATTTAGTGCTGATATGGCAACGGCTTGGCGAAAAGTAAAAAGGGATAAAGATATAAAATTCACTATTCAAGATATGATTAAAATATATTATGGTGAGTCAGATTATGCCAAGTATGATAGTTCGGCTTGCCAATGGAATCAGTTTCTAAAAGACTTTTGTTTAGATGAATTGAGCGATTGTTATTCTAATAAGTTAAAAGTTGCAGCTATTCTCTGGAAAGAAGTTAGAAACTCGACACATGAAAAAGTTTACTCACGGGAACTTTTAAAAAAGTATGAATCTAAACTAGAGGAATACCGTAAGTAAATAGATTCCAGCTTATCGAGCTGAATAAAATCGAATGCATTAATTCTTATGCTATTTTACTATAGCGAAATAGATGTTGGAGCGAGCATAGAAAAAGAGGAGCCTCATAATGAAGTTCCTCTTACTTTTGATTGTCCGAATCGATATTCTCATTTCAAATAAAGGTAGTGAAAAAAGTAGTGATTCGCTTGATTTATATTGCGATGTACTGAATTTGACAAAAAGAAAAAACGCTTGAAATCAGCGTCTTTCTTCTGTATTGATTCGTATTGAATGCTTACTTCACTTCTGTAAAGGTTAAGTATTTTCTATTTTAGCTATTAAAAACGTTGGTATGTCAACGTTTTTGTAACTCTACTTATTAAAAGGTAGAGTGAATGGTAGAGTAGTTATTGCGTTAGCTCAGCAATCTTATCAAGATAAATACCTACAGCTTCTAACTTTCTTTGCGGTGCTAATTCAGCGTAAGTATCCATTGTGGTTGAAATTGATTTATGCCCCATTCTGACCTGGAGTTCTTTCCAATTTGTGCCAGCATTAAGCAACATTGAAGCATGGGTATGTCGGAATAAATGGAAACCATAATCGGGTAATCCTAGACTAGCTAATCTTTTCTTGAGAGTTGTTCGCTCGTTTCTATCACACATATAGTTTCCGTAAATTGTTGGGAAAACCAACTTTGTTTCAGGTCTATTGTGTAATTTAAGATACTTGTTCATTTCTTTGTGAAAATCTTGAAGTTCTTCAAGTATAGATAAAGGAACTGGAATAGAGCGATTGCCTGCGTCAGTTTTTGGTGTTGCCTTACAGATAACTTCCCCTTTTGTTCCTGCCTTTTTATTAGCGGTTTTCCAAAGTAATGTTTTGTTGACACTAATAGAGGATTCTTCAAAGTTCAAATCATCATTTGTCAATGCCAATAACTCATTTATACGCAAGGCTGAAGCCAAGAGAGTATTACAAATCAACTTAAACCTTCGATTGGCTCTACTGTTATCTAAATTTTTAAGATAATTAAGCCACATAGCAAGGCTATCATCATGTAGTACCATGATACGTTGCTTATTTGATTTTGGCTTAGGTGGAATCTTAACGGTGCTGACGGGATTAGCGGTTAGACCATAGTTTGTAATACCATAGTCAAAAATATCTTTCAACTTATGGATGACCGCTCCGAAGTCTTTTGGCTCCCCTTATTTGCACGTTTCACACCAGATTCAACAGATTTCTTTGATTTTTTGGCTAGGTCATTTAGCCATAACTGAATATCAGCAGATTCTATTTTATCTGGTTTATAATCTCCAAATTTTGGGATAATATAATTATCTAGGTAACCTCTCACTCTATTTAATGTGTTATGCGAGCTAACCCAAGTTTGATAAGATTGAAACCATGCTTCAGCTAAATCTTCAAGTGTAGCAATAGTTATAACTTCTTTTCGAGTAAATCCATTTCTTTCAAAATCTAGCCGTGCTTGGATAACTTCTCTATCAAGCTGTTTTAGTGTTTTTGCTGTAATGGTTGTAGTAACCTGTTTGCCAGTCTTAGCATCCTTACCGAGAAATGCCCCCTTCAAAGTGTATGAGACGGACTTATCTTTTTTGATTTTTTTAATGACTTTTTTGCCATTATGGACAATTGTTTCAGTTTCCATATTTGCCTTTCTTCAGGATATTGAAGCAGGCTAAAATAGTTACCACTCTTTCTTTTAGATAATACTATTTTAGCACAAAACTTCAACATTAGGAGTTCAAGAAGTCAATAACATCGTCTAATAAATAGAAGACGGTTCGAGTCCCCTCTATAGGAGGTTCTAATCTTTTTAATCCTTTTTGTTCCCAAGTTTTTAGTGTGTTTGGAGAGATATTTAGTTGTCTCAGCAATTCTCGTTGCTGAATTATCTTTAGTGGTCTGCTCTGCTCTTTGATTTGAATGAGCTTGATAAGTGTTTGCAATAACTGTTCAATTTGTTCTAACTTTTCGTTATTCATCATTGTCTTTCTCCTCTGTATTGGCAGTCTGTAACCGATTTGGATTATGCCGTCGTGAATCTAAATACTTAGCAAAGAAATAGGTACGTTCAATAATGAGATCTAGTAGATTGATATTGTTTGCTCGTGCATACCAGACCAGTTCTTCAAATTCTGTAAAGTCGTTCTCTTCGATGATATCGACTACTTCATTGATAAAATCAGAGGTTCTCATCTCTATTAAAAATTTATCTAAATCAAAGCCACAGCCAAATTCAATATCTTCAATATTATAGGGGGTCTTCTCTGGATTCTCAGCATGGGTAAAGTAGTCAAATAACCCAGTAGGAGACATGACGGCTTCCACATGTGCTGGACCGTTTAACTTGTCGCTGATAATATTGGACACTTGGGAATAGCTTTTCAGTGAATCAAAGAAGAAAGCACCGTGCTTATGTGCCTTTTTGAACTCTCCGGTTTGTCTGTTCACATCTTTATCGTGCCAAGGGCTAAGGATAAATGGGATATGAAGTTCTTCCAAGACGTTCAAGTAGTCTTCTGGAGCGTTCTCTTTGTAAAAGAGAAATGTCCATTTGCTAGTACGTTGTTCTGCCATAGGCAAATGCCTCATTTCTATTGGTTATATTACTAAGGAGAAATGACAGGCTAAATGCAAAGTTTTTTGGGAGATTTTTTCAAAATTTTGTGATTATTGATTATTGACCTATTGGGGGTCGTAGTAACCCCAATAGGTCATGGTGGAGCAGAGTATAAAGAAGGGGCTGTTTGGCTCTTGCTTCGCAAGCCACAGCCCCTAGGATTAACGCTTTTGACCCGTGAACCATAATTGGTTACGAACTCGAACAGGAGAAGAGAAATAATAATCGCCGTGTTGGCTAACAATTTCTTCTTTCAGTTGTGCTTCCATTTCTTTTAGGATTTTTTGTCCCTGTTGGTCTCTAGGAACTTTTAGAAAAATAGTGATGGTATCTTTTCGTATATCTACGATACATTTACGGACAGAACGGTTAAATCCATTATGGATTGGATTGATAGTGGTAATAGTTTGATGTTCAAGAAGGTTACTTATATTCTGTACTCGTTCACGCTGGAAAAGGAAGTGTCTTAATAAAAAGGTGCGATAGATAGATAAACAGTAGTTCCAAAGACTATCTGTTTTCAATCGTTGTATAATCTCTAATCCAGCTAAAAATAAGGCAAGAAGTAAAGAAATAAGAGTGAATCCGTGACAAACGGAACTAATGGTATCAGTAATGTTTTTAACCGTATCTAGATTGACAAGTGTGACGGTAGATAGTTGAACTGAAACAAAATTGAACAGCCAACCAAACACTGAACAGATTGGAGCAATAAGCAGTAAGTATAATATGAGATTAAAGCTTCTCATGAAATAGGTTTTAGTGGTCATAGGATACCTCGTTTTGTGTAATAGGTTGGACAGAGTAGGGGTAGAACTTGGTAGGGGTGTTCATTGTCGATAACTTGAATGATACCTGTTCCGTGTCCTGTCGGAATGACAATCCCCTCTGGGTCTAGGTCTGGAAATAAGAATTGAGTGGTTTTCTGATTGATATTTCCAATTTGCAATAATACGTTTAGCTGTTCCCTCACTGAAATGGGGATAGTGTTATGGTCAAAACGCTGGCTTACTAAAAAGAGATGGATTTTGGTAGCACGTCCCAACAAGGCAATTTGTGAGAGTAAAGAGAAAAAGGCTTCTTTGATGTTCTTATTGACTCCCTCTGATAGGGCTAGGACTTCATCAATGACAATGGTTAGATGAGTAAATTGATGGTTGGGGTTATCATATAAGATAGCTTGTCGTTTCTGAATGAGGGTTGCACATTGGCTTAATTGTTCATTGACTTGTGAAACGAAATCAGATTTTGAACGGTTTTCGACAGGGTGGATAACTGCAATGTGATTTTCCCTTGCCCATCGGCTTGGTGTATCGAATTTTGGGTCAATTATAATTAAGTCAGACATATGTTTCAGAACACTCAAAAAGTACGTTAAAGCATAGCTTTTCCCAGAGCCTGAATTTCCAGCAATAGCCCAGTGATTTATCTTTTCAAGGTTTAGTTCAAAGTGCTTCATAATGGGAATTTTTCCTTGTGGTAGGCTAGCTGAAAATTTATCCAAATCAGGAATAGTTAAACGTTCTGAAATTCCCTTTTTCCAAGGGAAAAACAATCCACGTTGAATGTGTAAGTCATCTGTTTCGAGTGGAACAAAATAGGTTGCATTTTGTTTCAAGAGAGTAAATTGAGGGTAGAGAGAAGCGTTAGCAATCAGAAAAATTTTCTTGTACAAGTCATCATCAAGAATATAAGCACAAGGCAGGCGAGGGACAAAGACAAAGCCGTCTTCTTGAATAATGACGTTAAAAGAATTAGTATAGCTGGTTTCCCCCTGCATTAAAGCCCCCAGAGCCATGTTTAGGCTCTGGAGCAGGTAAGATTGCAGGAAAGATTGGTTCAGCGCATCACGAGATTGTGAGGTCATTACCGCACCTCCTTGATACCATTTGCTTTGAAGTAAACGTTATATTTTACTTCGCAAGCTTGTAGGGTGTCAAATTGAATCATGGATTGGAACGATGGAAGCTCAATCCTATCTTCGAATTTTACTTGGAAAGGGTCTTGCCCTTCCTGTACAAACCATGCTTTAT
Above is a window of Streptococcus cristatus ATCC 51100 DNA encoding:
- a CDS encoding type IV secretion system DNA-binding domain-containing protein; protein product: MTSQSRDALNQSFLQSYLLQSLNMALGALMQGETSYTNSFNVIIQEDGFVFVPRLPCAYILDDDLYKKIFLIANASLYPQFTLLKQNATYFVPLETDDLHIQRGLFFPWKKGISERLTIPDLDKFSASLPQGKIPIMKHFELNLEKINHWAIAGNSGSGKSYALTYFLSVLKHMSDLIIIDPKFDTPSRWARENHIAVIHPVENRSKSDFVSQVNEQLSQCATLIQKRQAILYDNPNHQFTHLTIVIDEVLALSEGVNKNIKEAFFSLLSQIALLGRATKIHLFLVSQRFDHNTIPISVREQLNVLLQIGNINQKTTQFLFPDLDPEGIVIPTGHGTGIIQVIDNEHPYQVLPLLCPTYYTKRGIL
- a CDS encoding replication protein; this encodes MAEQRTSKWTFLFYKENAPEDYLNVLEELHIPFILSPWHDKDVNRQTGEFKKAHKHGAFFFDSLKSYSQVSNIISDKLNGPAHVEAVMSPTGLFDYFTHAENPEKTPYNIEDIEFGCGFDLDKFLIEMRTSDFINEVVDIIEENDFTEFEELVWYARANNINLLDLIIERTYFFAKYLDSRRHNPNRLQTANTEEKDNDE
- a CDS encoding AAA family ATPase — its product is MENCVYIVSGPPGVGKSTVSKELAYSFDKSAVIEGDMIYLMIKSGLVAPWEDDGYYMDLFWDNVISLTDNFMARGITVVIEYVIFEEQLKKIAEFLKTRQINLKYCVLLAEEQTLRDRDSSREEIERTGDLSIQSRNEFLTKNIEKNHLLYTDDLDVKETAHIIKTSDRFLV
- a CDS encoding MerR family transcriptional regulator, which translates into the protein MNNEKLEQIEQLLQTLIKLIQIKEQSRPLKIIQQRELLRQLNISPNTLKTWEQKGLKRLEPPIEGTRTVFYLLDDVIDFLNS
- a CDS encoding SAP domain-containing protein — protein: MGEKRPDFRDIKSFEEFNRYYWYREELSQICKSLGLEYRCTKQELNYIIEQYFKGNKVEKFLSKGNKSQVEVITLETPLLNCGFSFNQKFRDYFSAVTGISPFKFSADMATAWRKVKRDKDIKFTIQDMIKIYYGESDYAKYDSSACQWNQFLKDFCLDELSDCYSNKLKVAAILWKEVRNSTHEKVYSRELLKKYESKLEEYRK